In Cucurbita pepo subsp. pepo cultivar mu-cu-16 chromosome LG04, ASM280686v2, whole genome shotgun sequence, the following are encoded in one genomic region:
- the LOC111793760 gene encoding peroxidase P7-like, translating to MASISHLFIVLSLLAFSANAQLSANFYAKSCPNLERTVRSVMTKAVIAEKRIGASILRLFFHDCFVNGCDGSILLDDTPTFTGEKNAFPNRDTARGFEVIDKIKTEVEATCKNTVSCADILALAARDGVDLLGGPDWNVLLGRKDSRTASESDANNNLPGPGSDLPTLISMFNAKGFNANEMTALSGAHTIGMASCRFFRRRIYNDTNIDPAFAEQRRDNCPFTGGDANLAPLDSTTQRFDNQYFKDLIEQRGLLHSDQELFNGGSQDALVQTYSKSLLTFRRDFVNALIKMGDLSPPPGLPTEIRRNCRVVN from the exons ATGGCGTCCATTTCCCATCTTTTCATTGTTCTTTCCCTTTTAGCCTTCTCAGCCAATGCTCAGCTCTCAGCCAACTTTTACGCAAAAAGCTGTCCCAATCTCGAACGAACCGTTCGTTCCGTTATGACTAAAGCTGTTATCGCAGAAAAACGTATTGGAGCTTCAATTCTTCGCCTGTTCTTCCACGACTGTTTTGTTAAC GGTTGTGATGGTAGTATATTGCTCGATGATACACCGACATTTACGGGCGAAAAGAATGCATTTCCTAATCGAGACACAGCTAGAGGGTTCGAAGTGattgacaaaattaaaactgAAGTCGAAGCTACTTGCAAGAACACCGTTTCTTGTGCTGATATTCTTGCTCTTGCCGCTCGAGATGGGGTTGATTTG cTTGGAGGTCCTGATTGGAATGTACTACTCGGTCGGAAGGATTCGAGGACGGCGAGCGAGAGTGACGCTAACAACAACCTCCCGGGGCCAGGCTCCGACCTCCCGACACTCATCTCGATGTTCAATGCCAAAGGCTTCAACGCCAATGAGATGACTGCCCTCTCTGGTGCCCACACTATTGGTATGGCTAGTTGTCGATTCTTCCGAAGACGCATCTACAACGATACCAACATCGATCCCGCCTTCGCCGAACAGCGGAGAGACAACTGTCCGTTCACAGGCGGCGACGCGAACTTGGCCCCTCTCGACTCGACCACCCAGAGGTTCGACAACCAATATTTCAAAGACTTGATTGAACAGCGCGGACTGTTACATTCGGACCAAGAGCTCTTCAACGGCGGCTCACAAGACGCCTTGGTTCAGACTTACAGTAAAAGTCTCCTAACCTTTAGAAGGGATTTCGTAAACGCATTGATTAAGATGGGGGATCTTAGTCCTCCGCCTGGGTTACCCACTGAGATTAGACGAAATTGCAGggtagttaattaa
- the LOC111793759 gene encoding probable serine/threonine-protein kinase PBL7 isoform X2 has product MEVDEEYRRKEQLVLVAIVVLASLALVSLLVAFSYYCYISNKVSKRLKIRKRDDLEKGGSFDNVKEFSTEKGLQVFTFKQLYSATCGFSKSNVVGHGSFGYVYRGVLNDGRKVAIKLMDQAGKQGEDEFKVEVELLSRLHSPYLLALIGYCSNSNHKLLVYEFMANGGLQEHLYPVSSSNSISVKLDWETRLRVALEAAKGLEYLHEHVSPPVIHRDFKSSNVLLDKNLHAKVSDFGLAKIGSDKVGGHVSTRVLGTQGYVAPEYALTGHLTTKSDVYSYGVVLLELLTGRVPVDMKRTPGEASLVSWALPRLTDREKVMHIMDPALEGQYSMKDVVQVAAIAAMCVQPEADYRPLMADVVQSLVPLVRNYRTASKIGSGSSSSATKSPVAHDKASSED; this is encoded by the exons ATGGAAGTCGACGAAGAGTACCGAAGAAAAGAGCAACTCGTTCTTGTGGCAATTGTTGTACTCGCTTCCCTGGCTCTCGTTTCTTTGCTCGTCGCTTTCAGCTATTACTGCTATATCAGCAATAAGGTCTCTAAACGCCTCAAAATCCGCAAAA GGGATGATCTTGAGAAGGGAGGTAGTTTTGACAATGTTAAAGAATTTTCCACCGAGAAAGGCCTCCAAGTGTTCACCTTCAAGCAGCTATACTCAGCTACCTGTGGCTTTAGCAAGTCAAATGTGGTCGGGCACGGTAGCTTTGGATATGTATACCGAGGAGTTCTCAACGATGGGAGAAAGGTTGCGATTAAGCTTATGGATCAAGCGGGGAAGCAGGGAGAGGATGAATTTAAAGTGGAG GTGGAATTGTTAAGTCGACTTCATTCGCCATATTTGTTGGCCTTGATCGGGTATTGCTCTAATAGCAATCATAAATTGCTGGTGTACGAGTTCATGGCTAATGGCGGTCTGCAAGAACATCTGTATCCTGTTAGCA GTTCAAATTCAATCAGCGTTAAGTTGGACTGGGAAACGCGGTTGCGAGTTGCGCTTGAAGCTGCCAAAGGTTTGGAGTATTTACATGAACATGTAAGCCCCCCAGTAATTCATAGGGATTTCAAGAGCAGCAATGTTCTGTTGGACAAAAATCTTCATGCCAAGGTTTCTGATTTTGGATTGGCAAAGATCGGTTCAGACAAAGTCGGGGGACACGTATCCACTCGAGTACTGGGGACACAAGGATATGTTGCGCCTGA GTATGCGCTAACAGGGCATTTGACAACAAAGTCAGATGTCTATAGTTATGGGGTTGTCCTCTTGGAGCTGCTTACAGGCAGAGTTCCAGTTGATATGAAGAGAACTCCTGGGGAAGCTTCCCTTGTTTCTTGG GCTTTGCCGAGGCTGACTGATAGGGAGAAAGTGATGCATATAATGGACCCTGCATTGGAGGGTCAATACTCCATGAAGGATGTTGTTCAAGTTGCAGCCATAGCCGCAATGTGTGTTCAACCAGAGGCAGATTACAGGCCGCTGATGGCCGATGTTGTCCAGTCACTGGTTCCACTGGTGAGAAATTACAGGACAGCTTCAAAGATCGGTAGCGGTTCTAGTTCCAGCGCTACCAAGTCGCCTGTGGCGCACGACAAGGCTAGTTCGGAAGACTGA
- the LOC111793759 gene encoding probable serine/threonine-protein kinase PBL7 isoform X1, whose product MEVDEEYRRKEQLVLVAIVVLASLALVSLLVAFSYYCYISNKVSKRLKIRKIKQLYLQSKDQRFGFSSSSLSEILNSGDDLEKGGSFDNVKEFSTEKGLQVFTFKQLYSATCGFSKSNVVGHGSFGYVYRGVLNDGRKVAIKLMDQAGKQGEDEFKVEVELLSRLHSPYLLALIGYCSNSNHKLLVYEFMANGGLQEHLYPVSSSNSISVKLDWETRLRVALEAAKGLEYLHEHVSPPVIHRDFKSSNVLLDKNLHAKVSDFGLAKIGSDKVGGHVSTRVLGTQGYVAPEYALTGHLTTKSDVYSYGVVLLELLTGRVPVDMKRTPGEASLVSWALPRLTDREKVMHIMDPALEGQYSMKDVVQVAAIAAMCVQPEADYRPLMADVVQSLVPLVRNYRTASKIGSGSSSSATKSPVAHDKASSED is encoded by the exons ATGGAAGTCGACGAAGAGTACCGAAGAAAAGAGCAACTCGTTCTTGTGGCAATTGTTGTACTCGCTTCCCTGGCTCTCGTTTCTTTGCTCGTCGCTTTCAGCTATTACTGCTATATCAGCAATAAGGTCTCTAAACGCCTCAAAATCCGCAAAA ttaagCAGCTATATCTTCAATCAAAAGATCAGAGATTCGGTTTTTCGTCCTCATCTCTAAGTGAGATATTAAACTCAG GGGATGATCTTGAGAAGGGAGGTAGTTTTGACAATGTTAAAGAATTTTCCACCGAGAAAGGCCTCCAAGTGTTCACCTTCAAGCAGCTATACTCAGCTACCTGTGGCTTTAGCAAGTCAAATGTGGTCGGGCACGGTAGCTTTGGATATGTATACCGAGGAGTTCTCAACGATGGGAGAAAGGTTGCGATTAAGCTTATGGATCAAGCGGGGAAGCAGGGAGAGGATGAATTTAAAGTGGAG GTGGAATTGTTAAGTCGACTTCATTCGCCATATTTGTTGGCCTTGATCGGGTATTGCTCTAATAGCAATCATAAATTGCTGGTGTACGAGTTCATGGCTAATGGCGGTCTGCAAGAACATCTGTATCCTGTTAGCA GTTCAAATTCAATCAGCGTTAAGTTGGACTGGGAAACGCGGTTGCGAGTTGCGCTTGAAGCTGCCAAAGGTTTGGAGTATTTACATGAACATGTAAGCCCCCCAGTAATTCATAGGGATTTCAAGAGCAGCAATGTTCTGTTGGACAAAAATCTTCATGCCAAGGTTTCTGATTTTGGATTGGCAAAGATCGGTTCAGACAAAGTCGGGGGACACGTATCCACTCGAGTACTGGGGACACAAGGATATGTTGCGCCTGA GTATGCGCTAACAGGGCATTTGACAACAAAGTCAGATGTCTATAGTTATGGGGTTGTCCTCTTGGAGCTGCTTACAGGCAGAGTTCCAGTTGATATGAAGAGAACTCCTGGGGAAGCTTCCCTTGTTTCTTGG GCTTTGCCGAGGCTGACTGATAGGGAGAAAGTGATGCATATAATGGACCCTGCATTGGAGGGTCAATACTCCATGAAGGATGTTGTTCAAGTTGCAGCCATAGCCGCAATGTGTGTTCAACCAGAGGCAGATTACAGGCCGCTGATGGCCGATGTTGTCCAGTCACTGGTTCCACTGGTGAGAAATTACAGGACAGCTTCAAAGATCGGTAGCGGTTCTAGTTCCAGCGCTACCAAGTCGCCTGTGGCGCACGACAAGGCTAGTTCGGAAGACTGA
- the LOC111792994 gene encoding uncharacterized protein LOC111792994 isoform X1, with protein MIEQEEGSSRTTSPDEPEIVIVSPTRPEEAKEVLARSERSDEHEGAGKSSRQPESHHTCIIDIKSTGESMDDANSSNEKVCRICHLSSDESVSSDLVNLGCRCKGELGMSHRDCAEIWFMHRGNRQCEICGQTATNVRGNRSSVFMIQRNERRMVASSSVSAVSLDNEVPLSCCWGQRFCNFLLTCTVLAFLLPWFFRFNFF; from the exons ATGATCGAACAAGAGGAAGGATCGAGTCGAACAACAAGTCCGGATGAACCCGAGATAGTTATCGTGTCGCCGACGAGACCCGAAGAAGCAAAAGAAGTACTTGCAAGATCGGAGCGGAGCGACGAGCATGAGGGGGCTGGTAAGAGCTCTAGACAGCCTGAGAGCCATCATACCTGCATCATTGACATAAAAAGCACTGGTGAGTCAATGGATGATGCAAATTCTAGTAATGAAAAGGTTTGCAGGATATGTCATTTGAGTTCCGACGAGTCGGTAAGTTCAGACCTCGTAAACCTCGGATGTCGCTGCAAAGGCGAGCTCGGAATGTCCCACCGTGACTGCGCCGAGATTTGGTTTATGCATAGAGGCAACAG ACAGTGTGAGATATGTGGTCAGACAGCTACAAACGTGAGGGGAAACAGGAGCAGCGTTTTCATGATACAGAGGAATGAGAGGAGGATGGTAGCAAGCTCAAGCGTGTCGGCAGTGTCCTTGGACAACGAGGTTCCGTTATCATGTTGCTGGGGGCAGCGGTTCTGTAATTTCCTATTGACATGCACGGTTCTAGCCTTCCTCCTCCCATGGTTTTTTCgattcaatttcttttga
- the LOC111792993 gene encoding shaggy-related protein kinase zeta-like yields the protein MDSDKEMSSTVVESKDAVTGHIISTTIGGKNGEPKQTISYMAERVVGSGSFGIVFQAKCLETGETFAIKKVLQDRRYKNRELQLMRLMDHPNVVSLKHCFFSTTSKDELFLNLVMEYVPETMYRVLRHYCTMNQRMPLIYVKLYTYQIFRGLAYIHIVPGVCHRDVKPHNLLVDPLTHQVKLCDFGSAKVLVKGEANISYICSRYYRAPELIFGATEYSTSIDIWSAGCVLAELLLGQPLFPGESAVDQLVEIIKVLGTPTREEIRCMNPNYTDFRFPQIKAHPWHKVFHKRMPPEAIDLASRLLQYSPGLRCTALEACAHPFFDELREPNARLPNGRQLPPIFNFKQELSGASPELIKRLIPEHVRRQAGLLFPHQAGT from the exons ATGGACTCCGATAAG GAAATGTCATCGACTGTTGTAGAGAGCAAGGATGCAGTAACTGGTCACATAATCTCCACTACTATTGGAGGAAAAAATGGCGAGCCAAAACag ACTATTAGCTACATGGCGGAACGTGTTGTAGGTTCCGGATCGTTTGGAATTGTTTTCCAG GCTAAATGCTTGGAAACTGGGGAGACTTTTGCAATAAAGAAAGTCTTGCAGGACAGACGTTACAAAAATCGTGAGCTGCAGTTGATGCGCTTGATGGATCATCCAAATGTTGTTTCCTTGAAGCACTGTTTTTTTTCTACAACCAGTAAAGATGAACTCTTCTTAAATCTGGTTATGGAATACGTTCCTGAGACTATGTATCGAGTACTGAGGCACTACTGCACTATGAACCAGAGGATGCCACTCATCTATGTGAAACTTTACACTTATCAA ATCTTTAGGGGGCTAGCTTATATACACATTGTTCCAGGGGTTTGTCATCGAGATGTAAAGCCTCACAATCTTTTG GTCGATCCTCTCACGCATCAGGTCAAGCTTTGTGATTTTGGCAGCGCAAAAGTCCTG GTTAAAGGTGAAGCAAACATCTCGTACATATGCTCCCGTTACTACCGAGCTCCTGAGCTCATATTTGGTGCAACGGAGTATTCTACGTCCATCGACATATGGTCAGCTGGTTGTGTTCTTGCCGAGCTGCTTCTAGGACAG CCATTGTTTCCTGGGGAAAGTGCAGTTGATCAACTGGTTGAGATAATCAAG GTTCTTGGCACTCCAACTCGAGAAGAAATTCGATGCATGAATCCTAATTATACAGATTTTAGATTCCCTCAGATCAAAGCCCATCCGTGGCACAAG GTATTCCACAAACGAATGCCACCTGAAGCTATTGACCTTGCTTCAAGGCTTCTTCAATATTCACCCGGTCTCCGGTGCACTGCT CTTGAAGCATGTGCGCATCCCTTCTTTGATGAGCTTCGGGAGCCTAATGCCCGCCTTCCCAATGGCCGTCAGCTGCCCCCGATCTTCAACTTTAAACAGGAA cTTTCCGGAGCGTCGCCTGAATTGATAAAGAGGCTCATACCAGAGCATGTTCGGCGGCAGGCTGGACTGCTATTCCCACATCAAGCAGGTACATAA
- the LOC111792992 gene encoding aspartate aminotransferase, mitochondrial-like, whose product MAFQAVISRKVLDRSLSSFGVGARSMSSWWKNVEPAPKDPILGVTEAFLADPSPSKVNVGVGAYRDDNGKPVVLECVREAERRIAGNLNMEYLPMGGSMNMVEETLKLAYGENSDFIKDKRIAAIQSLSGTGACRIFADFQKRFLSGSQIYIPVPTWSNHHNIWRDAQVPQTTYRYYHPESRGLDFAGLMDDIKNAPNGSFFLLHACAHNPTGVDPTEEQWREISHQIKAKDHFAFFDMAYQGFASGDPEKDAKSIRIFLEDGHHIGIAQSYAKNMGLYGQRVGCLSVLCEDEKQAIAVKSQLQQLARPMYSNPPVHGALIVSTILGDLELKKLWLKEVKVMADRIIGMRSALRENLEKLGSPLSWEHITNQIGMFCYSGMTPEQVDRLTNEYHIYMTRNGRISMAGVTTGNVPYLANAIHEVTKSA is encoded by the exons ATGGCGTTTCAAGCAGTGATTTCGAGGAAGGTTTTAGACCGGAGCTTGAGTAGCTTCGGCGTCGGAGCTAGATCCATGTCGTCTTGGTGGAAGAACGTCGAACCGGCTCCGAAAGATCCGATTCTAGGCGTTACTGAAGCTTTCTTGGCTGATCCGAGTCCTAGCAAAGTCAATGTTGGAGTA GGTGCATATCGAGATGATAACGGAAAGCCAGTGGTCCTCGAATGTGTGAGGGAAGCTGAACGGAGAATCGCAGGAAACCTGAATAT GGAGTATCTTCCAATGGGAGGAAGTATGAACATGGTGGAAGAAACATTGAAGCTGGCTTATGGAGAGAATTCTGACTTCATCAAAGATAAGAGGATAGCAGCTATACAATCTCTCTCAGGAACTGGAGCATGTCGTATTTTTGCTGACTTTCAGAAACGTTTCCTTAGCGGTTCCCAAATCTATATACCAGTCCCTACATGGTCCAA CCACCATAACATCTGGAGAGATGCACAAGTTCCTCAAACGACATACCGCTACTATCATCCAGAGTCCAGGGGATTAGACTTCGCAGGATTGATGGATGATATAAAG AATGCTCCAAATGGCTCATTCTTTCTACTTCACGCATGTGCTCACAATCCTACTGGAGTGGATCCCACGGAGGAACAATGGAGAGAGATATCACACCAGATTAAG GCCAAAGATCATTTTGCCTTTTTTGACATGGCATACCAAGGTTTTGCTAGTGGTGATCCAGAAAAAGATGCAAAGTCCATCAGGATCTTTCTCGAGGATGGCCATCATATTGGAATTGCTCAGTCGTACGCTAAAAATATGGGACTCTATGGCCAGAGAGTAGGATGCCTTAG TGTGCTCTGCGAAGATGAAAAACAAGCAATTGCTGTGAAAAGTCAGCTGCAGCAGCTAGCCCGACCCATGTACAGTAATCCACCAGTTCATGGTGCACTTATAGTTTCGACCATCCTTGGGGATCTAGAATTGAAGAAGTTATGGCTGAAGGAAGTTAAG GTCATGGCAGATCGAATCATTGGTATGCGAAGTGCTCTACGAGAAAACCTAGAAAAGTTGGGATCTCCATTGTCCTGGGAGCATATAACCAATCAG ATTGGCATGTTCTGTTACAGTGGAATGACCCCCGAACAGGTTGACCGTTTGACAAATGAATATCACATTTACATGACTCGGAATGGCCGCATAAG CATGGCAGGAGTTACAACCGGGAACGTACCGTATCTGGCAAACGCCATCCATGAGGTCACAAAATCTGCTTGA
- the LOC111792994 gene encoding uncharacterized protein LOC111792994 isoform X2 yields the protein MIEQEEGSSRTTSPDEPEIVIVSPTRPEEAKEVLARSERSDEHEGAGKSSRQPESHHTCIIDIKSTGESMDDANSSNEKVCRICHLSSDESVSSDLVNLGCRCKGELGMSHRDCAEIWFMHRGNRQLQT from the exons ATGATCGAACAAGAGGAAGGATCGAGTCGAACAACAAGTCCGGATGAACCCGAGATAGTTATCGTGTCGCCGACGAGACCCGAAGAAGCAAAAGAAGTACTTGCAAGATCGGAGCGGAGCGACGAGCATGAGGGGGCTGGTAAGAGCTCTAGACAGCCTGAGAGCCATCATACCTGCATCATTGACATAAAAAGCACTGGTGAGTCAATGGATGATGCAAATTCTAGTAATGAAAAGGTTTGCAGGATATGTCATTTGAGTTCCGACGAGTCGGTAAGTTCAGACCTCGTAAACCTCGGATGTCGCTGCAAAGGCGAGCTCGGAATGTCCCACCGTGACTGCGCCGAGATTTGGTTTATGCATAGAGGCAACAG ACAGCTACAAACGTGA